The genomic window GCAGCCGGATCACCTCGATGGACTCCCGGAGCATGTCGGTGCGCGTCGACGCCGCCGGCCAGCCCCGGCCGACCACATGCTCGTTGAGCCGCTCCCCACTGCCCAATCCGAGAGTGAAGCGGCCGTCGGACAGCAGTGCCGTCGTCGCGGCGGCCTGCGCGACGATCGCCGGGTGATAGCGCAGGAACGGGCACGTCACCCCTGTCGCCAGACCCAGCGTCGACGTCTTCGCAGCGATCGACCCGAGGATCGACCACGCGAAACCCGAATGGTTCTGGTCGTGCAGCCACGGATGGAAATGATCACTGATCTCGACGAAGTCGAAACCCGCCTGCTCCGCCAGCACCGCCTGCCGCACGATCTCGACGGGCCCGTAGCCCTCCGCGAACAGCTTGTACCCGATTCTCACCGCACGTCCCCTTCCCTGGCGTCCGACGCGGAACGGGACGACAGACCGGCGGAGTTCTTCCGCAAGGCACAGACCGGATCCCGTAAGGGCGGTCGACTGGGCAAGGAGCTCCTGGCCCGCCGCCTGCCCCGATCCGTAGTGTCCCGCACTCAGTGCGACGGTCGCGGGGTGGCATGCGTGCCACCCCCGAACGGATGCTTCCAGGTGCGGGACGCGGTGTCGCGAACGGCCGGTTCATCAGTGCCGACGGCGTCGACGGCGACCCGGCTGCGCTGGTCCTGGCGGCGCACGTGCCGTGCCGCCCGCCGGTTGCTGCTCGCACCCGCGACGAGCAGGCTCAGGCCGAGCATCCCTGCCGCACCGACGACGATTCCCGCGAGATACAGGGCGCCGATCGATCCGGTCAGATGCACCCCGAACACGGTGAGGTCCGTGCCCGAACCGAAGACTGCGCCACCGTTGGCGACGACACCGGCGACACCGATCGCGACAGCGGCGACGAGAAGGAGGATTCCGAGAACGATCATGAGGACTCCTGGGTCGAAGCGTGCCCACTTGTCACGACGGGATACCCGATTGCCGGAGCGGCGAAACACCGGTGATCCGTCAGGCCGCGTCGCCCTGGGACCGCCCCCGCATGCGCTGCAGCGACTGCCGCAGGATGCGGGACACCTGCATCTGGGACAAACCGACGACCTTCGCAATCTCCGACTGCGTCAGGTCGTGGAAGTATCTGAGGCCCACGATCTTCCGATCACGCGAACTCAGCTTCGACAGGAGCCACCGCAAGGTCTGGCTGCAGTCGATCCGATCGAATCCGCTGTCCAGTTCCCCGATCCCGTCGAGGAGTGTCCGGTCCTCCGTGACCGGCCCGTCGAGCGAACTGCTGGTATAGGCCTGTCCGGCCAGTGCGGCCTCCGCCGCCCCGGCCCGGTCACATCCCACGGCGGACGCCACCTCGGCCGCGTCGGGTTCGCGGTGGAGTTCCTGCCTGATCCGGTCGGCCTCCCGTACCGACGCGAGATGCAGTTCCTGCAGCGACCGCGGCACCCGGACCGCCCACGTGTGGTCGCGGAAGTAGCGCCGCAACTCTCCGCGCATCGATGTCACGGCGTACGCCACGAAGTCGGTGCCGCGTCCGGGGTCGAACCGGTGCACTGCCGCGACCAGTGCAGTGGCCGCCACCTGTTCGAGGTCGTCGAGGGGGACTCCTCGATCCCGGTAGCGGCGCGCCACCCGGCGGGCGATCGGGAGGCAGTCCACGCAGACCGTCTCCACGCAGCGCCGGCGCCGCTCCCACTCCACCGTGGGGTCGTTGAACTCGGCTATCGCCGCCGCGAGATGTTCGCGTAACAGCACGTCGTCCCGGGACGGGGACGGGGACGAGCACGATTCGGATTCCCTGCCTTCGATCAGGCCTTCGGACAGCACCATGGAGCACATCACCTTCGATCCCGACACCCGATCACCGGACCGGGCTACGTTCAGAGGGCCACTGCAATACCGAACTCTGCCCGACGCTAACCCGATAATCTGATCAGCGCACAGCAGATTTCCTGTATGACTCGAAGGTGAATTTAGTGAGGTCCCGTCAGCGCCCGGCGGCCCGTCGGACCAGATCCGACGTTACGGTCGGATCGTCCGAATCGACGACGGGGAAGCCCTCCCCCGGCGCTCCCGCCCAGTGCAACTCGACACCCGGATTGTGAACATCCGAGCCGTCCGCGAGGAAGAAGTGCGGGCTGCCCTGCACCCGGTCCCCGCGGGTCCGGTAGTCGCGCATCATCGTCGCCCGCGCCGTGCCCTCGTCGAGATTCTCGGCGAGCGCGTCGACGTCCACGTGCCGGCACGTCGCCGCGATCTCGTACAGCTCGTAGACCAGATGGATCGGCCGGCTGTCCCGGAAGAAGGCGAGCCGGATCGCCATGTCGAGTTCCTCGGCCGCCGCGAGCGACTGCAGCTTCGCCGCGTGCACGGCCTCGTTCGCAGGCAACGACGTTCCCGGCCACCACGACGGATCCTGCTGCCACGGCGTCCACCCGATGTCCGGTTCGAGTGCGCCCAGCGTCGCGAGTTCCCCGTCGACGAGAGGCTTCGGCACCGGCCGCCGATCGACGTCCTCGAGCGAGAACAGCCGGTGCTCGACACGGACCGCGTCGGTCAGTCCCGCCCGTTCCCGCTCGCGGTAGAAGCGGTGCAGTGCCACCGTCGCCCAACCGCACACCACATCGGTGTAGAGCACCACTGTTCCGGGTTCGACGTCCACGACCGCCCACCACCCTTCGTCACACGGCACGGACCCCTTCCGGGTACCCGTCCGTGCGCGAAAGATGCATGCTCGCGGGAACTACGCCTCCGGCGCGAGCAGCACGTCGGTGTCGAAGCACGTGTGCGTGCCCGTGTGGCATGCGGCGCCCTCCTGGTCGACGATCAGCAGGACGCTGTCTCCGTCGCAGTCGAGCCGCACCTCGTGCACGTACTGGGTGTGCCCACTGGTCTCGCCCTTGACCCAGTACTGCTGCCGGGACCGCGAATAGTAGGTGCCCTTGCGGGTGGCGAGGGTGCGGGCGAGGGCCTCGTCGTCCATCCACGCGACCATGAGGACGTCGCCGGTCGACTTCTCCTGAGCGACGGCACTGAACAGTCCGGCGTCGTTGCGCTTGAGTTTCGCGGCGATCGCGGGGTCGAGACTCATCGGACCACGATCCCTTCCGCGCGCATCGCGTTCTTGACGTCGCCGATCGTCATCTCCCCGAAATGGAAGACACTCGCCGCGAGGACCGCGTCGGCGCCGGCCTCGACAGCCGGAGCGAAGTGTTCGACGGCCCCGGCGCCGCCGCTCGCGATGACCGGCACGTGCACGGCCGCGCGGACCGCACGGATCATCGGCAGGTCGAAGCCGGCCTTGGTGCCGTCGGCGTCCATCGAGTTCAGCAGGATCTCCCCCACCCCGAGCTCGGCGCCGCGGATCGCCCACTCGACGGCGTCGATTCCGGTGCCCCGCTTGCCGCCGTGCGTGGTGACCTCCCACCCGGACGGCGTCGGCTCCTGCCCGGCGGGCACGGTGCGGGCGTCGACGGACAGCACGATGCACTGCGACCCGAACCGCTCCGACATCTCCCGCAGCACCTCGGGGCGGGCGATGGCCGCGGTGTTGACGCTGACCTTGTCGGCACCGGCACGCAGCAGCCGGTCGACGTCGTCGACGGTGCGGACGCCGCCGCCGACCGTCAGCGGGATGAACACCTGCTCGGCGGTGCGGGTGACGACGTCGAGCATCGTGCCGCGGTCACCACTGGACGCCGTCACATCCAGGAACGTCAGCTCGTCGGCGCCCTGCGCGTCGTACGTCGCCGCAAGTTCGACGGGATCGCCTGCGTCCCGCAGGTTTTCGAAATTGACACCCTTGACGACGCGTCCGGCGTCGACATCGAGACACGGGATCACCCGCACAGCCAGAGTCATCGTGGTGGCCCTCCTTCAGGCCGCGTCTCCGGATCACCCAGAGCGTGAAGTAGATCGAGCAGTTCGGTGTGGACGCCGGGCGACGCCGCGAGAACGGATTTCGAACCGACGTGCCACTCGTCGCCGTGCAGATCGGTGACGACGCCACCGGCCGCCCGCACCATCGCCACCCCGGCCGCGTTGTCCCACAGGTGGTGACCGAACACGATTGCACCGCCGAAACTTCCGGCCGCGGTGTAGGCGAGGTCGGCGCCGGTGGAGCCGCGGATCCGGATCCGGGACGACACCCGGCTCAGCTCCCCGAGCAACGCGAACCGGAACGGGCCGGGGAACCGGCCACGGCTGTCGAGGTTGAACGCCCCGAAACTGATCATCGACTCGGCGAGGGTCCGCTTCTCGAGCCGCGGCAATGCGACCCCGTTGCGGTAGACCGGGCCGCCCACGGCGGCCGCGAACGTCTCCGCGGTCAGCGGCAGCCATGTCAACCCCAGGATCGGGACGCCGTCGCGCAGCAACGCCAGCAGCATCGCCGCCGTCGGTAGGCCCGCCGAGTAGTTGAACGTGCCGTCCACCGGATCCAGGATCCACACGTCACCCCGGTTCGGGGCCGGGCCGCCGTACTCCTCGCCGTGGACCTCGATGCCGGTACGACGTTCGAGTTCCGCGGTGATGGTCCGCTCGAGTTCCAGATCGACTTCGGTCGCGAAGTCCTGAGGCCCCTTGCTGACGGCGCTCGGGGCGCCGAGGCCCGTGACGAACCGGCCCGCGACACCGTCGAGGACGTCGCCGGCGATCGCCAGCAACTCCTGCGGGTCGCGGGTCCGGTTCATCGCGGTCGTCGTCCTAGCGCGAGACCGCGGCGAGGGCCTCGGGCAGGGTGAATCGTCCTGCGTAGAGCGCCTTTCCGACGATCGAGCCCTCCACACCCTCGCCGACGAGACCGGCGATGGCCTCGAGGTCGGCGATGGTCGAGACACCACCGGACGCGACGACCGGCGCATCGGTGGCCGCGCACACGGCGCTGAGCAGTTCCAGGTTCGGGCCCGTCAGGGTGCCGTCCTTGCTGACGTCGGTGACGACGTAACGCGAGCAGCCGTCGCGGTTGAGGCGCTCGAGGACCTCCCACAGGTCGCCGCCGTCGGACACCCAGCCGCGGCCGCGCAGCCGGTAGTCGCCGTCGATCAGCTTGACGTCGAGGCCGACGGCGATGCGCTCGCCGTGCTTGGCGATGGCACGCGCACACCACTCGGGGTCCTCGACGGCCGCGGTGCCGAGGTTGACGCGGGCGCACCCGGTCGCCAGGGCGGCCTCGAGGGAATCGTCGTCGCGGATACCGCCGGACAACTCGACCTTGACGTCGAGTTCGCCGACGACGGCGGCCAGCAGCTCACGGTTGGAACCGCGACCGAACGCGGCATCGAGATCGACCAGATGCACCCACTCGGCACCGTCGTTCTGCCACGCCAGGGCGGCGTCGCGGGGCGCACCGTAACTGGTCTCGCTTCCCGCCTCTCCCTGAACGAGGCGAACAGCTTCACCGTTGGCGACATCTACAGCAGGCAAAAGGACCAGGCTCACCGCGCCGATCCTAGTGGGTCACCGGTCGCCGTAGGCGCGGCGGGTCATCCGTGTCGACACCACACCCATCGCCGCGATCGCCGCGACGATCCCGACGAGCGCGATCACCAATCCCACGACCGGGCCGGGCGTCACGATCACGACGACGACCGCGGTCACGACGAGCACCGCGGCGCCGGTGCCCATCGTGGCGAGCGCGAGCCGCGCGATCGACAGATCCCGCTCGTCGCCGCCCCGGTCACGGTCGCGGGTCACAGGCTGCGGACCCAGTTCTCCAGCAGCTGGGCGCCGGCGTCGCCGGACTTCTCGGGGTGGAACTGGGTGGCCGACAGAGCGCCGTTCTCGACGGCGGCGAGGTACCGGTCGCCGTGCTCCGTCCACGTCAGCTTGGGCGGGGCGAGCCGTTCGGGTTCGGGTAGTTCCCATCGGCGGACGCCGTACGAGTGCACGAAGTAGAAACGGGTGTCGGCGTCCATGCCGGCGAACAGGGTGCTGTCGGCGGGCGTCTCGACGGTGTTCCAGCCCATGACGGGCAGCACGTCGGTCTGCAGGCGTTCGACGGTGCCGGGCCATTCACCGCAGCCGTCGGCTTCCACCCCGTGCTCGACGCCGCGGTCGAACAGGATCTGCATGCCGACGCAGATCCCCAGGACGGGGCGGCCCCCGGCGAGGCGTCGGCCGATGATGCGGTCGCCGCCGACCGCCTTCAGGCCCTCCATGCATGCGGCGAACGCGCCGACACCGGGGACGAGCAAACCGTCGGCGTTCACGGCGGCGTCGAAGTCCGACGTCACCTCGACGTGGGCCCCGGTGCGGGCGAGGGCGCGCTGCGCCGAGTGCAGATTTCCGGAGCCGTAGTCGAGGAGGGCAACCTTGCGTGCGGTCATGCGCAAAACTCTATCGGCCCCGGCAGCCGGCCCCTGCGGGCGGTTCGGGAGGTTGGTTCGGGAGGTTACTGCGTTCCGCTCTCGGGCGATGCCGCAGCAGCAGCCCGCGGCCACACCGCGACCGGGGTCACGGCGAGCACCACGATCGCGGCGAGCCAGAACACCGCCGGATACCCCGCCGCCCCGGCGACGAACCCGAGCGCGAGCGACCCGATGCCGGTACCGCCGTCGTACGCGATGTTCCAGGCAGCACTGGCCGCACCGACCCGCTCGGGACCCGCAGAGTCGAGCAGCGCCAGCAGGGACTCGTTCTGGACCGCCCCGAAGGCGAGACCGAACGCCGTCGCACCCGCGATCAACCCGACGTTGCCGCCCACGCCCGCCACCGCCCCGGCCAGAGCGGCCAGTCCCGCGGCACCGACGAGCAGCGCCGGCACGAGGGTGCGGCCCACCGCGGTCCGGTCGGCGATCACACCGGACCCGTAGCGGCCGACGAGCATGGCACCGGCCGACGCCGCCAGCGCCGCCCCGACCGGCCGGTCGGCGACCGCGATCGACAGCAGCGACGACATGCCGCCGTAGGCGGCCGACACCGCGAGCATCGC from Prescottella sp. R16 includes these protein-coding regions:
- a CDS encoding inositol monophosphatase; translated protein: MNRTRDPQELLAIAGDVLDGVAGRFVTGLGAPSAVSKGPQDFATEVDLELERTITAELERRTGIEVHGEEYGGPAPNRGDVWILDPVDGTFNYSAGLPTAAMLLALLRDGVPILGLTWLPLTAETFAAAVGGPVYRNGVALPRLEKRTLAESMISFGAFNLDSRGRFPGPFRFALLGELSRVSSRIRIRGSTGADLAYTAAGSFGGAIVFGHHLWDNAAGVAMVRAAGGVVTDLHGDEWHVGSKSVLAASPGVHTELLDLLHALGDPETRPEGGPPR
- the hisI gene encoding phosphoribosyl-AMP cyclohydrolase; its protein translation is MSLDPAIAAKLKRNDAGLFSAVAQEKSTGDVLMVAWMDDEALARTLATRKGTYYSRSRQQYWVKGETSGHTQYVHEVRLDCDGDSVLLIVDQEGAACHTGTHTCFDTDVLLAPEA
- a CDS encoding sigma-70 family RNA polymerase sigma factor, which produces MVLSEGLIEGRESESCSSPSPSRDDVLLREHLAAAIAEFNDPTVEWERRRRCVETVCVDCLPIARRVARRYRDRGVPLDDLEQVAATALVAAVHRFDPGRGTDFVAYAVTSMRGELRRYFRDHTWAVRVPRSLQELHLASVREADRIRQELHREPDAAEVASAVGCDRAGAAEAALAGQAYTSSSLDGPVTEDRTLLDGIGELDSGFDRIDCSQTLRWLLSKLSSRDRKIVGLRYFHDLTQSEIAKVVGLSQMQVSRILRQSLQRMRGRSQGDAA
- the hisH gene encoding imidazole glycerol phosphate synthase subunit HisH; this encodes MTARKVALLDYGSGNLHSAQRALARTGAHVEVTSDFDAAVNADGLLVPGVGAFAACMEGLKAVGGDRIIGRRLAGGRPVLGICVGMQILFDRGVEHGVEADGCGEWPGTVERLQTDVLPVMGWNTVETPADSTLFAGMDADTRFYFVHSYGVRRWELPEPERLAPPKLTWTEHGDRYLAAVENGALSATQFHPEKSGDAGAQLLENWVRSL
- the priA gene encoding bifunctional 1-(5-phosphoribosyl)-5-((5-phosphoribosylamino)methylideneamino)imidazole-4-carboxamide isomerase/phosphoribosylanthranilate isomerase PriA; protein product: MSLVLLPAVDVANGEAVRLVQGEAGSETSYGAPRDAALAWQNDGAEWVHLVDLDAAFGRGSNRELLAAVVGELDVKVELSGGIRDDDSLEAALATGCARVNLGTAAVEDPEWCARAIAKHGERIAVGLDVKLIDGDYRLRGRGWVSDGGDLWEVLERLNRDGCSRYVVTDVSKDGTLTGPNLELLSAVCAATDAPVVASGGVSTIADLEAIAGLVGEGVEGSIVGKALYAGRFTLPEALAAVSR
- the hisF gene encoding imidazole glycerol phosphate synthase subunit HisF is translated as MTLAVRVIPCLDVDAGRVVKGVNFENLRDAGDPVELAATYDAQGADELTFLDVTASSGDRGTMLDVVTRTAEQVFIPLTVGGGVRTVDDVDRLLRAGADKVSVNTAAIARPEVLREMSERFGSQCIVLSVDARTVPAGQEPTPSGWEVTTHGGKRGTGIDAVEWAIRGAELGVGEILLNSMDADGTKAGFDLPMIRAVRAAVHVPVIASGGAGAVEHFAPAVEAGADAVLAASVFHFGEMTIGDVKNAMRAEGIVVR
- a CDS encoding DsbA family protein gives rise to the protein MDVEPGTVVLYTDVVCGWATVALHRFYRERERAGLTDAVRVEHRLFSLEDVDRRPVPKPLVDGELATLGALEPDIGWTPWQQDPSWWPGTSLPANEAVHAAKLQSLAAAEELDMAIRLAFFRDSRPIHLVYELYEIAATCRHVDVDALAENLDEGTARATMMRDYRTRGDRVQGSPHFFLADGSDVHNPGVELHWAGAPGEGFPVVDSDDPTVTSDLVRRAAGR